CGTTGTTGCTCCCCAAGCCCAAGTAGTCCTGGTGCGGGGCTGGTATGTGCGCTCCCGGAACATCGGTCCATACGCCCCGGTGGTGCGCCAATTTTTTACCCCCTTGCCCGTCTATCAACGGAACATTCAACAGTTGATCACTCCCCTGAAAGATCAATACGATGTGTTGGTGGGGGTGCACATTCGTTTAGGGGATTATCGGGATTATCGGGAGTGGCGTAATGGTGTTTACATCTATCCCTTGGAAACTTGGCGGGCTTTGATGGCCAAAATGGTGGACCTGCTGGCTTTCCAAAGGGTGGGATTTCTCATTTGTTCCGATGAAGATTTGCGACCCCAAGCCCATCATTTTCAAGGACTGCCAGTGTACTACGGAACCGGTCACATCATCGAAGACCTATATAGCCTTGCTGCCTGTGACTATTTACTGGCAACGCCGAGTACCTACAGTGGTTAGGCCGCTTTTTACGGTCAGGTGCCCATTTATTTCCTGCCGGTTAAAGACCAAGTCCCCCAAGCGATTGCCCACTTAACCCTATCCCAATTGGCATTGCCCACAGAACCCTACAGAACCGGAAGCGGCGGTGGGAACCAGGGTCACGCGGATGACGTCTCCACGGCCAGCCAAGTCACAGGCACCTCCCCACCAACATGTGGCCAGACCATTTCCGACGGCGTTTGCGCGAAGAAGCAGCCAAATGGCGACAAGAAGGATTAATTTCCGAAGAAACTTGGCAGGTTCTTGTCACCCGCTATGGGTTAGAGCGACTGACACCCCCAGTGCTGACCTTCAGTGCCATCCTCTATGGCGTCGGTGGGATTTTGGTCGGTCTGGCGGTCATGACCTTTGTGGCGGCTAACTGGCCAGGTCTAAACAAAACAACCAAGCTGATTTTGCTGCTGGCATTGTTAATCGGTAGTAACACGGGCGGCTTTTACCTGTGGCAGTACACCCCTAACTTCCGGCGTTTGGGTCAAGGCATCCTATTAGCTGCCGGTTTGGTTTTGGGGGCGGTAATAGCCCTAGTGGCCCAGATATTCCATCTCAGCGGCCCGGTGCAGGACTTGTTTTTTTTCTGGAGTGTAGGGGTTCTGGTCGTGGCCATCAGCTTGCGGCTGTTACCCCTGGGAGTGATGGGGTTGATTCTGTTGGGTCTTGGGTACATGAGTTATTTGGTAGAGGGCGGGGTATCGGCCACCGACTGGATCGGTGATGGATTTCCTTATATTTCTGTGTTAATACTACCCCTGGCCTATTGGCTCAACTCACGGGTCATTTTTACCATGATTGTCGGCCTGTGGGTTTGGAGTAGTTGGGTTGTCATTTCTGGGCCGCTGGGGCTGGCTTTACCGGCTGTGATTTTGTGGGGTTATGGGGATAGGTTCCGACTGGATGATTGGGGGAGGAAGCTATGCCCGACAGCACAAAGAATGCAGCCAATAGCTAGGGGAATAAGTGTTTTTTTGGTCGGTTTTGGTCTATTCATCTATGCCTTTCGATGGTCTAGGGATGCTTCGGGTTGGGATGACGCTAGGGGCAGTTATTTGGTGGTTATCCTCCTGATTTTGGCTGCCTACGTAATTCTCTATCACTTGCTCTACCGGCGGGAACCGACGACTTGGGGGTTGCTGGGGACTGCCCTAGTGTTTGCTATGGTTAGCCTTGCCCCTTCCGGAACTGCTGATCTTCCTTTCTACGTCTTGATGGTTAATACACTGTTACTGCTCTATGGCCTGGGTCTGATGTATCTGGGCATTGGGCAACAACGGCGGGGACTTTTTTGGTTGGGCTTGGTCCTGCTGTGTTTACAGGTCATTAGCCGGATGTTGGAGTATGAGACGGGATTAATTCCCAAGGCGATAGGTCTCGGTTTGTGTGGTCTAGGTCTTATGGGTGCTGGTGTGGGTTTTGAGCGTTATCTCGCCAGTGCANNNNNNNNNNAGCTAGGGGGGAAAATCCATGAAATTGCCCTATTGGCGCTTGCTATTGCCCTTACTGGTTCAAGTGGCTATCCCTTTGTCTTTGGTCGCTCCCTACTACGCGGTTATCACCAGTGGTCGGACGGTTTATTTGCGGGCTATACCTGTTGATCCCTACGACCCGTTGCGGGGTTATTCCCAGATTCTGGGCTATGAATTTGGGCAACGCCGTTACCTGGAATCTCTCCCTGGCGGAAAGAATCTTACAGCCGGTGAAACAGTTTACGTTGTTTTTAGCGCTCCTGTACAGCAAGAACGATCCTTGCCCTGGCAACCGGTACGGGTAAGTGCCACTTTGCCCCAGGATTTAGCTCCCCAGGAAGTTGTACTCAAGGGCCGTCTCAAAAACGGCAGGATTGACTATGGAATTGAGGAAATATACATCCCCGAAAACCAAAGGGACCGCATGAATGCCCAGATTGCTGAGGCCAGCCAAAGAGAGCAACTGCTGGTGGAGGTCAAGGTGGATGCAGGCGGTCGTGCTCTGGTGCGCGCGATCTGGCTCCAGGGTCAAAGGTATCAATTTTAGAGGGATTAGCAGTAGGGCTTCCCGGTGGCGCAGGGTGTTCATGGCCATTGCCCAGGTAAACACAAAAAGTTGATGGACACGGGGAAAGACGGTCTTGGTCGAGGTCCTCAATGACCCGGCGAAAGATGGTGAGCGACCAGGGGCAGGCGCCCTCCAATTTCTAAGGAGCGCACCCCGACGGTGGGTAAATCCTGGGGTGGCACCGGCGGACTGGCCTTGTACGTGCCCCTGGGGATCACGTTGGGTTCGGTTGCCGGATGGAAGATTCGAATGGCAGCGGCCTGGTCAATGGGCACAAGTCTGCCTTGGCTTTGGACGGCTATCCGCCCTGTCCCGACCGTTCCCCTGACCTACCATAGAAATAGGGCAGTACAGGGCAAAAAGCATATGTTCTACTGGGACCCGTTGTATTTTCTCTTGGCGTTGCCAGCGCTGGTACTGGGATTGTGGGCGCAAATGCGGGTGCAGTCGGCCTTTCAACGCTACTCCCAGGTGGCCACTCGCTTGACCGGTGCCCAGGCGGCGCGTTTGTTGCTGGACCGCTACGGACTGAAAGAGGTGCGGGTGGAACGGGCGCAAGGGTTTCTCACGGACCACTACAATCCCCTGACCCGGGAGTTGTGCCTGAGTCCGGCGGTGTATGACGCGCCCACGGTGGCAGCGGTTGGGGTGGCGGCCCACGAAGCGGGTCATGCCTTGCAACACGCCGAGGGCTATGCCCCCTTGCAATTTCGGTCGGCGATTGTGCCGGTGGTGGCCTTTGGCAGTTGGTTGGGGCCGATTCTGTTTATGGTGGGGTTTTTCTTTAGCGCCCTGCGGATACTGGCCTGGATCGGGGTGCTGGTCTTTGCCGCCTCGGCGGTGTTTGCCCTGGTGACCCTGCCGGTGGAGTTTGACGCCAGCCAGCGCGCTAAGAAGTTGTTGGTGGCCGAAGGGATTTTGGCGCCCCAGGAAATGGTGGGGGTGAATGCTGTTCTGGATGCAGCAGCTTTGACTTACGTGGCGGCGGCGATTCAAGCGATTGCTAACCTGCTGTACTACGTGCTGTTACTGCTGGGCAGCGACCGGCGACGCTAAAAGCCAGAGCAGCACCTGGGCAATGCCAGCCGCGCCCTCACCCCTGGCCACCCGCTCACTACCGTTTTCCCGGCAACGCTGGTGATAGGTTTCGTCGTCGAGAATCCGATCCACCCATTGGGCAGCTTGCTGGAGTTCCCGGTTACCCGCCGGCCCCCGCCCCACCGTCTGCACCGAGCACCCCAGCAGGCGCATTTGGGCTTCGGCAAAGCGATAGGTGAATTGGGGACCGCGCCCCGGAATCTGAATGACAGGTTTGCCCAGCCCTACAGCCTGCTCAATGGCGGTGCCGGCCATGCCCACAACCACCCGACTGGCGCTGACAATGTCGGCAAACCGCGACTGGCTGTAGTAAACCGTGCCCCTATCGCTTCGGAGTTGACCGTCCTGGTGTCCCCAGCCTGCCTGGTGGGCCAGTTCATCAAGGAGTGGCTTTGTGAATCCGGGTACTAGGGCTGCCCAGATGTGGACCTGGGGGCGCAGAGCAAACAGGCTATAACAAAAGCGCAGGAGCAACCGGAGGTTTTCGGCGGCCTCCGGGAAACGACTCCCCGGTAGGAGGGCAACGACGGGGTGGGGGTTCAGGGGTTGGCCACTGGGTTCCAGCCCGTCCAGGATGGGATAGCCAGCAAACCGGGCCTTGCTCATACCCCGCTGCTGGAGATGCTGGGCGGTGAGGGCATCGCGGGTGAACACCTGAAGACACCGGGGCGACTGCAATCCCCACCAGGTCAGGGCCGGGAGCTTCAACACGCCTTCGTAGTAACTGGAGGTGGAAACGATAAACGCCGCGTAGGGCCGCCCCGATAACCGCGCCAAGGTCAAGGGCACCCCATCTCCCACCGCCATGATGAGATCACAACTAGGAGCCACCCGCCGCACCGTTTGCCACTGTTGCCAGGTCAAGTGGGGCAATCCCGCCAGGACATCCCGCACCAGCAGCCAAGGATTCATGTACACCATACCCCCCGACGGCAGCGCCCGGGTCGGTCCAATGATGGGAATATCCAGCCGCCGGTAAGCCTGTCCCGTTCCCACCAAGGGCAGTGCCC
This DNA window, taken from Gloeomargarita sp. SRBZ-1_bins_9, encodes the following:
- a CDS encoding zinc metallopeptidase produces the protein MFYWDPLYFLLALPALVLGLWAQMRVQSAFQRYSQVATRLTGAQAARLLLDRYGLKEVRVERAQGFLTDHYNPLTRELCLSPAVYDAPTVAAVGVAAHEAGHALQHAEGYAPLQFRSAIVPVVAFGSWLGPILFMVGFFFSALRILAWIGVLVFAASAVFALVTLPVEFDASQRAKKLLVAEGILAPQEMVGVNAVLDAAALTYVAAAIQAIANLLYYVLLLLGSDRRR
- a CDS encoding GDYXXLXY domain-containing protein, whose protein sequence is MKLPYWRLLLPLLVQVAIPLSLVAPYYAVITSGRTVYLRAIPVDPYDPLRGYSQILGYEFGQRRYLESLPGGKNLTAGETVYVVFSAPVQQERSLPWQPVRVSATLPQDLAPQEVVLKGRLKNGRIDYGIEEIYIPENQRDRMNAQIAEASQREQLLVEVKVDAGGRALVRAIWLQGQRYQF
- a CDS encoding lipid-A-disaccharide synthase-related protein, encoding MGRLLFLSNGHGEDLNASLIAAACRRLGGVEVWALPLVGTGQAYRRLDIPIIGPTRALPSGGMVYMNPWLLVRDVLAGLPHLTWQQWQTVRRVAPSCDLIMAVGDGVPLTLARLSGRPYAAFIVSTSSYYEGVLKLPALTWWGLQSPRCLQVFTRDALTAQHLQQRGMSKARFAGYPILDGLEPSGQPLNPHPVVALLPGSRFPEAAENLRLLLRFCYSLFALRPQVHIWAALVPGFTKPLLDELAHQAGWGHQDGQLRSDRGTVYYSQSRFADIVSASRVVVGMAGTAIEQAVGLGKPVIQIPGRGPQFTYRFAEAQMRLLGCSVQTVGRGPAGNRELQQAAQWVDRILDDETYHQRCRENGSERVARGEGAAGIAQVLLWLLASPVAAQQ
- a CDS encoding DUF2157 domain-containing protein, whose translation is MWPDHFRRRLREEAAKWRQEGLISEETWQVLVTRYGLERLTPPVLTFSAILYGVGGILVGLAVMTFVAANWPGLNKTTKLILLLALLIGSNTGGFYLWQYTPNFRRLGQGILLAAGLVLGAVIALVAQIFHLSGPVQDLFFFWSVGVLVVAISLRLLPLGVMGLILLGLGYMSYLVEGGVSATDWIGDGFPYISVLILPLAYWLNSRVIFTMIVGLWVWSSWVVISGPLGLALPAVILWGYGDRFRLDDWGRKLCPTAQRMQPIARGISVFLVGFGLFIYAFRWSRDASGWDDARGSYLVVILLILAAYVILYHLLYRREPTTWGLLGTALVFAMVSLAPSGTADLPFYVLMVNTLLLLYGLGLMYLGIGQQRRGLFWLGLVLLCLQVISRMLEYETGLIPKAIGLGLCGLGLMGAGVGFERYLASA